From Daucus carota subsp. sativus chromosome 6, DH1 v3.0, whole genome shotgun sequence, the proteins below share one genomic window:
- the LOC108227189 gene encoding NADH dehydrogenase [ubiquinone] 1 beta subcomplex subunit 9 — protein MSGVSAYLARRAAQKERVRILYRRALKETLNWAVHRHLFYPDADDLRKRFDANKHVEDINTIDRLIADGEAAHNKWRHPDPYIVPWAPGGSKFTRNPEPPSGIEIVYDYGQEAEEAL, from the exons ATGAGCGGAGTGTCAGCATACCTAGCTCGAAGGGCAGCACAAAAGGAGAGAGTCCGAATACTCTATCGACGAGCTCTCAAAGAAACTCTCAATTGGGCCGTCCATCGCCATCTCTTCTATCCAGAT GCCGATGATTTGCGTAAGCGTTTCGATGCTAACAAACACGTG GAAGATATCAATACTATTGATAGATTGATAGCTGATGGAGAAGCTGCCCATAACAAGTGGCGCCACCCTGATCCTTATATCG TTCCATGGGCTCCTGGCGGCTCCAAGTTTACAAGAAATCCAGAACCACCTTCTGGG ATTGAGATAGTTTATGATTACGGACAAGAAGCTGAGGAGGCTCTCTGA
- the LOC108227755 gene encoding kinesin-like protein KIN-7E, giving the protein MGAIGEEELMKWDKMQGGTSAREEKILVLVRLRPLSEKEIARNEVSDWECINETSILFRNTLQERSMFPTAYTYDRVFGGDCSTRQVYDAGAKEIALSVVSGINSSIFAYGQTSSGKTYTMLGITEYTVADIYDYIQRHEERAFVLKFSAIEIYNEVVRDLLSTENIPLRLLDDPEKGTIVEKLTEETLRDQKHLKELLSVCEAQRQVGETSLNETSSRSHQILRLTIESSAREFVGKGKSTTLAASVNFIDLAGSERASQALSVGQRLKEGCHINRSLLTLSTVIRKLSKGRHGHVNYRDSKLTRILQPCLGGNARTAIICTLSPSLSHVEQSRNTLLFASCAKEVTTNAQVNVVMSDKALVKQLQKELARLESELRTPAPTSTSDHTALLRKKDLQIEKLEREVKELSKQRDLAQSKLEDALREIRNGLFSDQGNKKNRVLSQLSDDEEDLSDGTSPSVSNRRKFGRSGLGRQELALQNGEDSNAICKDVRCIEMDESCKDGTVDLLSLSTGQDDGRVPASTLSGTGDSEDEEIMSSSGQGVRRLRNSFNYGALEQKVQDVQKTIDTLYGTCPAEPSPWSLTTDMPSSGSLKLTRSSSCRPNLMIGSSSPSYYEMLQPNEKTPPTQAAKLFTGRPAHSQRRIPPLNYNENTASVRLSRNDSQSSVGSVLLDELKGQNRVPGDEDIPSIDMFVAGMNEMAKIQYEKKAENNQAGETDLKDEMFVKNVKDVGLDPMQDVMGTLTDWPLEFERQQRSILELWQTCNVSLIHRTYFVLLFKGDPMDSIYMEVELRRLSFLKETFSRGGPAVEDGRALTLASSLKALRREREMLSRLMYKRFSEEERNRIYEKWNITLDSKRRRLQLIQRLWSDTKDMNHIMDSAVIVARLVRFSEQGQAPKEMFGLTFTPPRMMRRSSFGWKQSTAPLY; this is encoded by the exons ATGGGGGCAATAGGTGAAGAGGAGTTGATGAAATGGGATAAGATGCAAGGAGGAACAAGTGCCCGTGAAGAGAAGATTCTTGTATTGGTCAGGTTGAGGCCATTGAGTGAGAAAGAGATCGCAAGGAATGAAGTATCAGATTGGGAATGCATAAATGAGACCAGCATATTGTTCCGGAATACCCTCCAAGAAAGGTCTATGTTTCCAACAGCTTATACATATG ACAGAGTATTTGGGGGTGACTGTTCAACAAGGCAGGTCTATGATGCAGGAGCAAAAGAGATCGCTCTTTCGGTCGTCAGTGGTATTAACT CAAGTATTTTTGCATATGGGCAAACAAGTAGCGGGAAAACTTACACCATGCTTGGAATAACTGAGTATACGGTTGCTGATATATATGACTATATACAGAGG CACGAAGAAAGGGCGTTCGTTTTAAAGTTCTCTGCAATAGAGATATATAATGAAGTCGTTAGAGACCTTCTCAGCACAGAAAATATTCCACTTAGACTCTTAGATGACCCAGAG AAAGGGACGATTGTGGAGAAGCTTACAGAAGAAACTTTGAGGGACCAGAAGCATCTAAAGGAGCTTCTATCCGTTTGTGAAG CTCAGAGACAAGTGGGAGAGACTTCTCTCAATGAAACAAGCTCTAGATCTCATCAAATTCTCAGATTG ACAATTGAGAGCTCCGCCCGTGAGTTTGTAGGAAAGGGCAAGTCCACAACTCTGGCAGCCAGTGTG AATTTTATTGATCTGGCCGGGAGTGAGCGTGCCTCACAGGCATTATCGGTTGGACAAAGACTTAAAGAAGGCTGCCATATCAATCGGAGCCTACTGACACTGTCAACTGTTATTCGCAAGCTAAG CAAGGGAAGACATGGGCACGTAAATTACAGAGACTCTAAGCTAACAAGAATTTTACAACCCTGTCTGGGAGGCAATGCCAGAACCGCCATCATTTGCACCTTGAGCCCTTCTCTAAGCCATGTTGAGCAATCTAGGAATACTCTCCTGTTTGCCAGTTGTGCAAAAGAAGTTACTACAAATGCTCAAGTAAATGTTGTAATGTCAGACAAAGCCTTAGTTAAGCAGTTGCAAAAAGAGTTGGCTCGATTAGAGAGCGAGTTGAGAACTCCTGCCCCAACTTCTACTTCTGATCATACAGCATTACTGAGGAAGAAAGATCTTCAGATTGAAAAG TTAGAGAGAGAGGTCAAAGAGCTAAGTAAGCAACGCGACCTTGCTCAATCCAAGCTCGAGGATGCATTACGAGAGATTCGAAATGGCCTGTTTTCTGACCAGGGCAACAAGAAAAATAGGGTCCTGTCCCAGCTCTCAGATGACGAGGAAGACCTATCCGATGGCACCTCTCCTTCAGTTTCAAATAGAAGGAAGTTCGGTCGATCTGGTCTGGGTCGGCAAGAGTTGGCGCTGCAAAATGGTGAAGATTCTAATGCCATCTGCAAGGATGTTCGCTGTATTGAAATGGATGAGTCCTGCAAGGATGGAACTGTTGATCTTCTTTCCCTGTCAACTGGTCAGGACGATGGGCGAGTGCCAGCATCGACATTATCCGGTACTGGAGAttcagaagatgaagaaatcatGTCATCATCAGGTCAAGGAGTAAGGCGCCTCCGAAATTCCTTTAATTATGGTGCATTAGAGCAGAAAGTTCAAGATGTGCAAAAGACGATTGATACTCTATATGGCACTTGCCCTGCTGAACCATCTCCTTGGTCCCTCACAACTGATATGCCTAGTTCTGGAAGCCTAAAATTGACTAGGAGCTCTAGTTGTAGACCTAATCTCATGATTGGCTCATCTTCACCCAGCTATTATGAAATGTTACAACCAAACGAGAAAACGCCACCTACTCAGGCTGCAAAGCTTTTTACTGGAAGACCAGCACACTCTCAAAGGAGAATTCCCCCACTAAATTATAATGAGAACACTGCGAGTGTAAGGCTTTCAAGAAATGATTCCCAATCTTCTGTGGGGAGTGTCCTTTTGGATGAGCTGAAAGGTCAAAACAGGGTACCTGGAGATGAAGATATCCCTAGCATTGACATGTTCGTTGCAGGAATGAATGAAATGGCTAAGATTCAGTATGAGAAGAAAGCTGAAAATAATCAG GCTGGGGAGACAGATTTGAAGGATGAAATGTTTGTGAAGAATGTGAAAGATGTCGGTTTGGACCCAATGCAGGATGTAATGGGAACTCTTACAGACTGGCCTTTGGAATTTGAACGGCAGCAGAGGTCGATACTTGAACTTTGGCAAACTTGCAATGTATCACTGATTCATAGGACATACTTTGTTCTGCTCTTCAAAGGTGATCCCATGGATTCCATTTACATGGAAGTAGAACTTCGAAGACTTTCTTTCCTTAAAGAAACATTTTCGAGGGGAGGTCCAGCTGTGGAAGATGGTCGGGCTCTGACATTGGCTTCAAG CTTGAAAGCTCTTCGTCGTGAACGAGAGATGCTGAGCAGGTTAATGTACAAAAGGTTTTCGGAAGAGGAACGAAACAGGATTTATGAGAAATGGAATATCACTTTGGATTCGAAAAGGAGGAGGCTGCAACTGATCCAACGTCTGTGGAGTGACACAAAGGATATGAACCACATTATGGATAGTGCTGTAATTGTTGCAAGGCTTGTTAGGTTCTCAGAGCAAGGACAGGCGCCAAAAGAAATGTTTGGCCTTACCTTTACTCCTCCACGTATGATGAGGCGATCATCGTTTGGATGGAAACAGAGCACTGCTCCTCTCTACTGA
- the LOC108192787 gene encoding fructose-bisphosphate aldolase 1, chloroplastic, translating to MASASLLKSSTILDKSEWVKGQTLRQPSVSVVRCYPSATSAINIRASYADELVKTANTIASPGRGILAMDESNATCGKRLASIGLENTEANRQAYRTLLVSVPGLGNYVSGAILFEETLYQSTVDGKKIVDVLKEQNIVPGIKTDKGLVPLAGSNDESWCQGLDGLASRSAAYYQQGARFAKWRTVVSIPNGPSALAVKEAAWGLARYAAISQDNGLVPIVEPEIMLDGEHGIERTFEVAQAVWAEVFFYLAQNNVLYEGILLKPSMVTPGAECKERATPEQVADYTLKLLHRRIPPAVPGIMFLSGGQSEVEATLNLNAMNQSPNPWHVSFSYARALQNTCLKTWGGRPENVAAAQEALLVRAKANSLAQLGKYTGEGESEEAKKGMFVKGYVY from the exons ATGGCCTCTGCATCCCTCCTCAAGTCCTCTACTATCCTCGACAAGTCTGAGTGGGTGAAGGGTCAGACCCTCCGCCAGCCCTCAGTCTCAGTTGTCCGCTGCTACCCGTCCGCCACCTCAGCCATAAACATCAGAGCTTCCTATGCTGATGAGCTTGTTAAGACCGCG AATACTATAGCATCACCTGGGCGTGGAATTTTGGCCATGGATGAGTCAAATGCTACATGTGGAAAGCGGTTAGCCTCAATTGGGCTGGAGAACACAGAGGCCAACCGCCAAGCATACCGTACCCTCCTTGTCTCGGTCCCTGGTCTTGGTAACTATGTCTCTGGAGCTATCCTGTTTGAGGAAACTCTTTACCAATCAACTGTTGATGGCAAGAAAATTGTTGATGTTCTCAAGGAGCAGAACATTGTTCCTGGTATCAAAACCGACAAG GGTTTAGTCCCCCTAGCTGGTTCAAATGATGAATCCTGGTGCCAAGGTCTTGATGGCCTTGCTTCACGCTCTGCTGCTTACTATCAACAGGGAGCTCGTTTTGCTAAATG GCGTACCGTTGTGAGCATTCCCAATGGTCCATCTGCCTTGGCAGTGAAAGAAGCTGCCTGGGGCCTTGCTCGCTATGCTGCAATCTCTCAG GATAATGGATTGGTACCCATTGTGGAGCCTGAAATAATGCTTGACGGTGAACATGGCATCGAGAGGACTTTTGAAGTGGCTCAAGCAGTTTGGGCTGAGGTCTTCTTCTATCTTGCTCAGAACAATGTCCTGTATGAAGGTATCCTCCTCAAGCCTAGCATGGTTACCCCTGGTGCAGAATGCAAGGAACGAGCCACTCCTGAACAAGTTGCTGACTACACTTTAAAGCTCCTCCACAGAAGAATCCCTCCGGCTGTCCCTGGAATCATG TTTCTGTCAGGAGGACAATCTGAAGTCGAAGCAACCCTCAACTTGAACGCCATGAACCAATCTCCCAACCCGTGGCACGTGTCATTCTCCTATGCCAGGGCTCTTCAGAACACCTGCCTGAAGACATGGGGTGGTCGCCCAGAGAATGTCGCCGCAGCTCAAGAGGCATTGCTTGTCAGGGCCAAGGCCAACTCTCTTGCTCAACTCGGAAAGTACACCGGTGAAGGTGAATCAGAGGAAGCAAAGAAGGGAATGTTTGTCAAGGGTTATGTGTACTAA